A stretch of the Bdellovibrio sp. 22V genome encodes the following:
- a CDS encoding JAB domain-containing protein, protein MNEVSSSLLAYECLRAQINPFAEEIWILALNSQMEVIKKDLIFRGTADHCLIHPRDIFRSLILCNACSFIMAHNHPSNHTEPSEQDLIITRKIYQASLLLQIPLHDHIVMTPTQYYSMADHGHFKKWRKNFKSLFIEERLRQNQIDPFHSDSDCEEVLRKLRDSSHRSE, encoded by the coding sequence ATGAATGAAGTGTCCTCAAGTCTTTTGGCTTATGAATGTCTCCGTGCGCAAATAAATCCTTTTGCCGAGGAGATTTGGATACTTGCACTAAACTCGCAAATGGAAGTTATAAAAAAGGATTTGATCTTCCGCGGAACTGCGGATCACTGTCTCATTCATCCACGCGATATCTTTCGGTCTCTGATTCTTTGTAACGCCTGTTCTTTTATTATGGCGCACAATCATCCCAGCAATCACACGGAACCTTCAGAACAAGATCTTATTATAACTCGAAAAATTTATCAGGCGAGTTTGCTTTTGCAAATTCCGTTGCATGATCACATCGTGATGACCCCAACACAGTACTACAGCATGGCCGACCACGGACACTTCAAAAAATGGCGGAAAAATTTTAAATCGTTATTTATTGAAGAGCGTCTCCGCCAGAACCAAATAGATCCATTCCATTCTGACTCGGACTGCGAAGAGGTGTTACGGAAATTACGCGACTCAAGTCATCGCTCAGAATAA
- a CDS encoding serine protein kinase: protein MASKFDLHSLVTNWQNSSAQAKEHWSGTFSEYLDLVKENPKITRNAYQRMYDMIVEEGTETYLDFKKEVVRYKFFDDVHNNGKDAVFGLDVQLMKLVNVLKAAALGYGTEKRVILLHGPVGSAKSTICRMLKKGLERYSHSKNGAMYTFEWIDEKLELDGLLGKGVKVFASPMNEEPLLLIPEDLRPQIYESLNKGQEGTYRVHVDGELSPPSRFIFKTLMEKYDGDLMKVLSHVRVRRLFISEADRIGIGTFQPKDEKNQDSTELTGDINYRKIAEYGSDSDPRAFNFDGEFNVANRGMIEFVEVLKLDVAFLYDLLGASQEHRVKPKKFAQTHIDEVIIGHTNEPEYRRLQDNEFMEALRDRTVKIDIPYITRWRDEVNIYKRDFNSQKVRGISIAPHTVEMAAMWAILTRLEKPKKANLTRLQKLKLYNGKTLPNYTEDNVRELRKEAQREGLEGISARYIQDKLSNALVAAQQSNKGSVNPFMVFKELESGLKNHSLISNEELKAEYKELLGVVLQEYEEIIKGEVQRAISADESAMQRLCANYIDNVKAYTQREKVRNQFTGNDEEPDERLMRSIEEKIEIPESRKDDFRREIMNYIGALALEGKKFNYKMNERLHKAIELKLFEDQKDSIKLTTLVSNVADKDTQEKIDIVKTRLIKDFGYDEISATDVLHYVASIFARGDVKNK from the coding sequence ATGGCCTCTAAGTTTGATCTACATTCGTTGGTCACCAACTGGCAGAATTCAAGCGCACAAGCAAAAGAACACTGGAGCGGCACGTTCTCCGAGTATCTTGATCTTGTAAAAGAAAATCCAAAAATCACACGCAATGCCTATCAGCGCATGTATGACATGATCGTTGAAGAAGGCACTGAAACATATCTCGATTTCAAAAAAGAAGTCGTTCGCTACAAATTTTTCGACGACGTTCATAACAACGGTAAAGACGCTGTCTTCGGTCTCGATGTTCAGCTGATGAAACTTGTGAACGTACTTAAAGCGGCGGCTCTCGGTTACGGAACGGAAAAGCGTGTGATTCTTCTGCACGGTCCGGTAGGAAGTGCGAAGTCGACAATCTGCCGCATGCTCAAAAAAGGTTTAGAGCGCTACTCTCACTCAAAGAATGGCGCGATGTACACTTTCGAATGGATTGACGAAAAGCTCGAGCTCGACGGTCTTCTTGGTAAAGGCGTGAAAGTGTTCGCGTCGCCGATGAATGAAGAGCCATTGCTTCTTATTCCTGAAGATCTTCGCCCGCAAATCTATGAGTCTTTGAACAAAGGCCAAGAGGGCACGTACCGCGTGCATGTGGATGGAGAACTCAGCCCGCCATCGCGTTTTATCTTTAAAACTTTGATGGAAAAATATGACGGTGACTTGATGAAAGTTCTTTCACACGTTCGTGTCAGAAGACTTTTCATTTCGGAAGCTGATCGTATCGGTATTGGTACTTTCCAACCGAAAGACGAAAAGAACCAAGACTCCACAGAGCTTACTGGTGATATCAACTACCGTAAGATTGCAGAGTACGGATCAGATTCAGACCCTCGCGCGTTCAACTTCGACGGGGAGTTCAACGTTGCCAATCGCGGGATGATTGAATTCGTCGAGGTTCTAAAACTCGATGTCGCGTTCCTTTACGATCTTTTGGGTGCTTCGCAGGAACATAGAGTGAAGCCGAAAAAATTCGCGCAAACTCATATTGATGAAGTGATCATTGGTCATACGAATGAACCAGAGTACCGTCGCCTTCAAGACAACGAATTTATGGAAGCTCTTCGTGACCGTACTGTGAAAATCGATATTCCTTACATCACTCGCTGGAGAGATGAAGTGAATATCTATAAGCGTGATTTCAACTCGCAAAAGGTGCGCGGTATCAGTATTGCTCCGCACACAGTTGAAATGGCGGCGATGTGGGCTATTCTGACTCGCTTGGAAAAGCCGAAGAAAGCCAACCTTACGCGCTTGCAAAAACTCAAACTTTATAATGGTAAAACGCTTCCGAATTACACGGAGGACAACGTACGGGAGCTTCGTAAAGAAGCCCAGCGTGAAGGCCTCGAGGGTATTTCGGCTCGTTATATCCAAGATAAACTTTCCAATGCCTTGGTGGCGGCTCAGCAGTCCAACAAGGGGTCCGTGAATCCATTCATGGTCTTCAAAGAACTTGAATCCGGATTAAAGAATCACTCTTTGATTTCAAACGAAGAGTTGAAAGCGGAGTACAAAGAGCTTTTAGGTGTTGTTCTTCAAGAATACGAAGAAATCATCAAGGGTGAAGTGCAAAGAGCGATCAGTGCCGACGAAAGCGCGATGCAAAGACTTTGTGCGAACTACATTGATAACGTAAAAGCGTACACACAACGCGAGAAAGTTCGTAACCAGTTCACTGGTAACGATGAAGAACCGGACGAGCGTTTGATGAGATCCATCGAAGAGAAAATTGAAATTCCTGAATCCCGCAAAGACGATTTCCGTCGCGAGATCATGAATTACATCGGTGCTTTGGCTCTTGAAGGCAAGAAGTTCAACTACAAGATGAACGAACGCCTTCATAAAGCGATCGAATTGAAACTCTTTGAAGATCAGAAAGACAGCATCAAACTTACAACTCTTGTAAGCAACGTTGCTGATAAAGACACTCAAGAGAAAATTGATATCGTTAAAACTCGTCTCATCAAGGACTTCGGGTACGATGAGATCTCTGCGACGGACGTTCTACACTATGTTGCAAGTATCTTCGCTCGAGGGGACGTAAAGAATAAATAA
- a CDS encoding polyhydroxyalkanoate synthesis regulator DNA-binding domain-containing protein has product MINQNETMTSKPNSKVKIIKRYQNRKLYDTQQSCYVTLDDIAKMIRTNEEVMVIDNKSKNDITAATLTQIIFEAEKKASQYAPLFTLREIIQNGNGSISGYLAKLGAFPQDYMTKQQVNTVVENASTDSVKQNLENRVATAATRYNTDTTAKVAAEKATVLPGLQQDDETPNLPGSSLLNN; this is encoded by the coding sequence TTGATCAACCAAAACGAAACAATGACATCGAAGCCAAATTCTAAAGTTAAAATCATCAAGCGCTATCAGAACCGCAAACTCTACGACACACAACAAAGCTGCTACGTGACTCTTGATGATATCGCTAAAATGATCCGCACAAACGAAGAAGTAATGGTTATCGATAATAAGTCAAAAAACGATATCACTGCTGCGACTTTGACTCAGATCATTTTCGAAGCTGAAAAGAAAGCATCTCAATACGCTCCTCTTTTCACACTTCGCGAAATCATCCAAAACGGTAACGGAAGCATTTCTGGTTACTTGGCTAAGCTTGGTGCATTCCCTCAGGATTACATGACTAAGCAACAAGTTAACACTGTTGTTGAAAACGCTTCTACTGACAGCGTAAAACAAAACTTGGAAAACCGCGTAGCAACTGCTGCTACTCGCTACAACACAGACACTACTGCTAAAGTAGCTGCTGAAAAAGCAACTGTACTTCCTGGTTTGCAACAAGACGACGAAACTCCAAATCTTCCTGGTTCTTCTTTGTTGAACAACTAA
- a CDS encoding DUF444 family protein gives MSIREDHNRFREIVKGKVKEDLRKYVSQGEMIGKREDEFVKIPLPRIDIPNFRYGPKQQGGVGQGEGQPGQDVGDPGEGGQGQAGEAPGEHLLEVELTMEELADILGEKLELPRIEPKGAKNIESIKTKFTGLAPVGPEGLRHFKSSYKRALKRLVGSGTYNAEEPLVIPIRRDMQYKSFKKVTQPQTQAVVIYMMDVSGSMGDEQKEIVRLESFWINTWLKKHYKGLETRFIIHDAAAKEVDEDTFFRTSESGGTLISSAYKLCQEIIEKDYPVNEWNIYPFHFSDGDNWSGEDTRLCVKMLTEFFLPNCNVFSYGQVESKYGSGQFLKDLQKEFGGDERLTLSQIENRDKILDSIKDFLGKGK, from the coding sequence ATGTCGATACGTGAAGACCATAATAGATTTAGAGAGATCGTAAAAGGGAAGGTTAAAGAGGACCTGCGCAAGTACGTCTCTCAAGGCGAGATGATCGGGAAGCGTGAAGATGAATTTGTAAAGATTCCGCTTCCTCGTATCGACATCCCCAACTTCCGTTACGGCCCGAAACAGCAAGGTGGCGTCGGTCAGGGTGAAGGTCAACCCGGCCAAGACGTGGGCGATCCGGGTGAAGGCGGTCAAGGTCAGGCGGGCGAGGCTCCCGGCGAGCATTTGCTTGAAGTCGAATTAACCATGGAAGAGCTCGCTGATATTCTTGGCGAAAAACTCGAGCTTCCGCGCATTGAGCCTAAGGGCGCGAAAAACATCGAATCGATTAAGACGAAATTTACGGGTTTGGCACCAGTTGGGCCCGAAGGTCTTCGTCATTTCAAATCATCCTATAAAAGGGCTTTGAAGCGTCTTGTGGGTTCTGGAACCTACAATGCGGAAGAACCGCTGGTTATTCCGATTCGTCGGGACATGCAGTACAAATCCTTTAAGAAAGTCACTCAGCCGCAAACTCAGGCGGTGGTGATTTATATGATGGACGTGTCAGGCTCAATGGGCGACGAACAAAAAGAGATCGTTCGTCTTGAAAGTTTCTGGATCAATACCTGGTTGAAAAAACATTATAAGGGTCTGGAAACACGTTTCATCATTCACGATGCTGCAGCAAAAGAAGTTGATGAAGATACGTTTTTTAGAACAAGTGAGTCGGGCGGTACTTTAATCAGCTCTGCTTATAAACTTTGTCAGGAGATCATCGAAAAAGATTATCCTGTGAACGAGTGGAACATTTATCCGTTCCATTTCAGTGACGGCGATAACTGGTCTGGTGAAGACACGCGCCTGTGCGTGAAGATGCTGACGGAATTCTTCCTTCCGAACTGCAATGTGTTCAGTTACGGACAGGTGGAAAGTAAGTACGGGAGCGGGCAATTCCTTAAGGATTTGCAAAAAGAATTTGGCGGAGACGAAAGACTGACTCTGAGCCAAATTGAAAACCGCGACAAGATCCTCGATTCAATCAAAGACTTCCTTGGGAAGGGCAAATAG
- a CDS encoding ATP-binding protein codes for MLKYEKAIDHELSQRLSGNAREIDLVLSDLRASMQQKRDKYVRDPSLVYHLTMGDGGTLRTISSPWIKADNLSSLTFFDREGRMLASVFKDDKDNVRSFVPVQDAVFLSAKYMAHVKDEKEIALAEFGENQKINLILISKVSGSGGRTVGYLEQIVDLNKAFVGRLKNRLKLELIFFKDSGQVVVASHPDFYLYKKDFFRPYFRPGSEPFFDLTVRSNPYGFLIYPLNWGVTKFNVALGASKSEAKAVLKNVNYAFITVVGAVVVLLILTILVTSSWVLKPLYELVEALQSFESQEQAVTIPVKNDTEIGLLTESFNEMSKKIWQARSDLRKKITELESANKELKDTQTKLVHSAKMVSLGQLVAGVAHELNNPIGFIYSNMVHLKEYSEKLIELADVAEKNPARLPALKEEYEFDYIVKDLPKLVASCQDGARRTRDIVLGLRNFSRLEEAKLQEIDVHQSLDTTLNLLQGEIKNRIEIHRQYEPIPLIHCYASQINQVFMNILSNAVQAIEGNGHIWISTVALKDYKGSKDKRGWVQVSIQDSGKGMSSEVLEKIFDPFFTTKGVGQGTGLGLSISYGIIQNHGGEIQARSETGVGTEFIVIIPVYPPVLSETKLS; via the coding sequence ATGTTGAAATACGAAAAAGCGATCGATCACGAACTTTCGCAGCGTCTTAGCGGCAATGCGCGGGAAATTGATCTTGTCTTGAGTGACCTTCGCGCAAGTATGCAGCAAAAGCGCGACAAGTACGTTCGCGATCCCAGTCTTGTGTATCACCTGACAATGGGGGATGGTGGGACTCTGCGCACGATTTCCTCGCCTTGGATTAAAGCGGACAATCTTTCCAGTCTTACATTTTTCGATCGGGAAGGTCGAATGTTGGCTTCTGTATTTAAAGATGACAAAGACAACGTAAGAAGTTTTGTTCCGGTTCAAGATGCCGTTTTTCTTTCGGCTAAATACATGGCGCACGTCAAAGACGAAAAGGAAATTGCATTGGCCGAGTTTGGCGAGAATCAAAAAATAAATTTGATTCTGATTTCGAAAGTGAGCGGCAGCGGTGGCAGAACCGTCGGCTATCTTGAGCAAATTGTCGACTTAAACAAAGCATTTGTGGGTCGGCTAAAAAATCGTCTGAAACTTGAACTGATCTTTTTCAAAGACTCAGGGCAAGTCGTCGTTGCAAGTCATCCGGATTTTTACCTTTATAAGAAAGATTTCTTTCGCCCTTACTTCAGACCTGGCAGCGAACCATTCTTTGATTTGACGGTGCGCTCGAATCCCTATGGATTTTTGATCTATCCGCTGAATTGGGGAGTCACGAAATTCAACGTCGCTCTAGGGGCTTCGAAAAGCGAAGCTAAAGCCGTTCTTAAAAACGTGAACTACGCCTTCATCACTGTCGTTGGCGCCGTTGTCGTGCTTCTTATTCTGACGATTCTTGTAACCTCAAGTTGGGTGTTGAAGCCGCTCTATGAACTTGTCGAAGCTTTGCAGTCGTTTGAATCCCAAGAACAAGCCGTTACAATCCCGGTAAAAAACGACACTGAAATCGGTCTACTGACTGAGTCTTTCAATGAGATGAGTAAAAAGATTTGGCAAGCGCGTTCGGATCTTCGAAAGAAGATCACGGAGCTCGAGTCCGCCAATAAAGAACTCAAAGATACACAAACAAAACTGGTACATTCCGCAAAGATGGTCAGTCTGGGGCAACTTGTTGCGGGTGTGGCGCACGAATTGAACAATCCGATCGGATTTATCTACAGCAACATGGTTCATCTTAAAGAGTACTCTGAAAAACTCATTGAGCTTGCTGATGTCGCTGAAAAAAATCCGGCAAGGCTTCCGGCTCTCAAAGAAGAATACGAATTCGACTATATCGTTAAGGATCTTCCGAAACTTGTGGCTTCTTGCCAAGACGGTGCTCGCCGTACACGCGACATTGTTTTGGGACTTAGAAACTTCTCGCGATTGGAAGAGGCCAAGTTGCAAGAGATCGACGTTCACCAAAGTCTCGATACAACTTTGAATCTTCTGCAAGGCGAGATTAAAAATCGTATTGAGATTCATCGCCAGTACGAGCCGATTCCTTTGATCCATTGTTACGCGAGTCAGATCAATCAAGTCTTTATGAACATCCTGTCGAATGCTGTCCAAGCAATCGAAGGCAATGGGCACATTTGGATTTCTACAGTTGCCCTTAAGGACTATAAAGGCTCGAAAGACAAACGCGGATGGGTTCAGGTTTCCATTCAAGACAGCGGTAAAGGTATGTCTTCAGAAGTTTTGGAAAAAATCTTCGATCCGTTCTTTACCACGAAAGGTGTCGGTCAAGGCACCGGCTTGGGTTTGAGTATCTCTTACGGCATTATTCAAAACCATGGGGGAGAAATCCAAGCCCGTTCCGAAACTGGCGTAGGCACGGAATTTATCGTTATCATTCCTGTTTATCCGCCTGTTCTTAGCGAAACCAAACTCTCCTAA
- the lpoB gene encoding penicillin-binding protein activator LpoB, with amino-acid sequence MKNLILAALTLSFLALTNCGPKAFTKGEYDDVNRENLLNDQWSETDMQKAVQDLVGSLMQSPAINGSKKLPVVMVTGLQNKTSEHIDTQSIMDMVRVELMKSGKVGFIDKEARQDIADEYNYQNSGMVAGDSKKGPGGQVGADFIINGRLDSIVQEVGKDKTVYYKLTLNLTNLKTSMITWSDQKQIRKTFKKKSVGL; translated from the coding sequence ATGAAGAATTTGATTCTGGCAGCTCTCACACTTTCATTTTTGGCTTTGACGAATTGCGGTCCGAAAGCTTTTACAAAAGGCGAGTATGACGACGTCAACCGTGAAAATCTTTTGAACGATCAATGGTCTGAAACGGACATGCAGAAAGCTGTGCAAGATCTTGTTGGCAGTTTGATGCAATCACCTGCGATTAACGGCTCTAAAAAATTGCCAGTCGTTATGGTGACGGGTTTGCAAAATAAAACATCTGAACATATCGATACTCAAAGCATCATGGATATGGTTCGCGTTGAGTTGATGAAATCTGGAAAAGTAGGTTTCATCGATAAAGAGGCGCGCCAAGATATTGCCGATGAATACAACTATCAAAATTCAGGCATGGTTGCGGGAGACAGCAAAAAAGGTCCTGGCGGCCAAGTCGGCGCGGACTTCATCATCAATGGACGTTTGGATTCAATCGTTCAAGAAGTTGGCAAAGACAAAACTGTCTACTACAAACTGACTTTGAATTTGACGAACTTGAAAACAAGCATGATCACTTGGTCTGATCAAAAACAAATTCGTAAGACATTTAAGAAAAAATCAGTTGGCCTTTAA
- a CDS encoding fimbria/pilus periplasmic chaperone — MLRKSVLTVLFFLFPSITLAFRLTPMVIYFSPEGKKTTQVLTLENPGNEKVPVQIEAFARRSNEKGEEVREKTGDFNIYPEQVVLLPNEKRNVRITWAGDLNDPTEKAYRIVASQLPVEFRDRNAKPKKAGVNLNFLLQYVASAYVTPEGAVAKVRLKDVRSSDGKNIQVSIANEGTAHKVLRLKKLTIYSGEKKAVEFTQIKELDSANLLPGESRTITLQTPQSIPLSGLRGEIELTESGD, encoded by the coding sequence ATGCTTAGAAAATCAGTTCTCACGGTTCTGTTCTTTTTATTTCCGTCGATTACGTTGGCATTCCGTCTAACACCTATGGTGATTTATTTTTCTCCAGAGGGAAAAAAGACGACACAGGTTCTGACGTTAGAAAATCCGGGAAACGAAAAAGTTCCTGTGCAAATCGAAGCATTTGCCAGAAGAAGTAATGAAAAAGGCGAAGAGGTTCGCGAAAAGACGGGCGACTTCAATATCTATCCAGAGCAGGTAGTGCTTCTTCCGAATGAAAAAAGAAACGTCCGCATCACTTGGGCGGGCGATCTCAATGATCCGACTGAAAAAGCTTATCGTATTGTCGCGTCTCAATTGCCCGTTGAGTTTCGGGATCGCAATGCCAAGCCCAAAAAAGCAGGCGTAAATCTAAATTTCCTTTTGCAATATGTGGCGTCGGCTTATGTCACACCCGAGGGTGCCGTCGCGAAAGTACGGCTCAAAGACGTGCGAAGTTCTGACGGAAAAAATATTCAAGTATCGATTGCCAATGAAGGCACGGCTCATAAAGTTTTGCGCTTAAAAAAGTTGACGATCTATTCCGGTGAAAAGAAAGCGGTTGAGTTCACGCAAATCAAGGAACTCGATAGTGCAAATCTTCTGCCGGGCGAGTCGCGAACGATCACGTTGCAAACGCCTCAATCTATTCCCCTCAGCGGGCTTCGCGGTGAAATAGAACTTACGGAGTCCGGCGATTGA
- a CDS encoding tetratricopeptide repeat protein yields MLLHTRTALIAPLVLLLSACATLTSTDSDKATYYEASFDDKNRAPASFAPAVVAQDGSATLDPLYMRTQADYYFAMGEAYSLDGNTAKAIESFKMTLVYDQNSPAVNMRLAAEFLKQGLISESLAQAEEAVKKDNKNIDAHLLLGGLYSSMKLYPKALAEYNTVMKLQPSNTEAPLYIGALYSEQKQSDKAVKYFETLLKNSEYSTPYLAHYYIGRVRMEQGDEKYQKAAEASFKKSLQLKPDFADAVLSLGMMYTKQKQEAKAISMYREFQKENTPNPRIAEVLAQTYIEKGDYEKAYEQLEVLESDSDEPLNVRMKMALILIEQKRYDLASQKLEDVLKDAPDSDKVRFYLAAVYEETHQAEKAVREYRKIPVTSTYYGESVVHAAYLLKGLGKLEEALKVAAQGLKERQDQPQIFAMYASLMDEKNDYKGAAKVLEQGLEKFPENAQLRFYYGTINDRLGNKDVVVTEMKKVLELDPNHVQGMNYLAFTWAEMNVNLPDAEKLARRALELEPHDGYVLDTLGWVLFKQNKFPESIKFLEAAHKSQSTVSIIAEHLGDAYYKQSMVDKAKKMYRKAADLETDKRKVEEIRGKITAIEKQELSTPRLPASVEKPIAEHSE; encoded by the coding sequence ATGCTTCTACACACTAGGACCGCGCTGATAGCCCCTTTAGTACTTTTGCTCTCGGCCTGCGCGACACTAACGTCCACAGATTCGGATAAAGCGACATACTACGAAGCTTCATTCGACGATAAAAACCGTGCTCCTGCTTCTTTCGCTCCTGCGGTCGTAGCTCAAGATGGAAGCGCCACTCTCGATCCTCTCTACATGCGCACTCAAGCGGATTATTACTTCGCGATGGGTGAAGCCTATAGCCTCGATGGGAATACTGCAAAAGCAATTGAATCCTTCAAGATGACTTTGGTTTATGACCAGAATTCTCCTGCGGTGAACATGCGTTTGGCGGCGGAGTTTTTGAAGCAAGGATTGATTTCAGAATCTTTGGCACAAGCTGAAGAAGCTGTGAAAAAAGACAACAAGAATATCGATGCGCATCTTTTGCTTGGTGGTTTGTATTCTTCTATGAAGCTTTATCCAAAAGCTTTGGCAGAGTACAACACGGTGATGAAGCTGCAGCCGTCAAACACGGAAGCTCCGTTGTACATCGGCGCTTTGTATTCAGAGCAAAAACAATCAGACAAAGCAGTGAAGTACTTTGAAACTTTGCTGAAGAACTCTGAATACTCGACACCTTATCTAGCACACTACTACATCGGACGCGTGCGCATGGAGCAGGGTGATGAGAAATATCAAAAGGCTGCGGAAGCATCGTTCAAAAAATCCCTTCAGTTGAAGCCTGATTTTGCGGATGCCGTTTTGTCTTTGGGCATGATGTACACAAAGCAGAAGCAAGAGGCGAAAGCGATCAGCATGTATCGTGAGTTCCAAAAGGAAAACACGCCGAACCCTCGCATCGCAGAAGTTCTTGCTCAGACTTACATTGAAAAAGGCGATTACGAAAAAGCTTACGAACAACTTGAGGTTCTTGAAAGCGATTCAGATGAGCCTTTGAATGTTCGCATGAAGATGGCTTTGATCTTGATTGAACAAAAACGCTACGACCTGGCTTCTCAGAAATTGGAAGACGTGTTGAAGGACGCTCCGGATTCAGACAAAGTTCGTTTTTATCTTGCAGCTGTGTATGAAGAAACTCATCAAGCTGAAAAAGCTGTTCGTGAGTACCGCAAGATTCCAGTGACCAGCACATATTACGGAGAGTCCGTAGTGCATGCGGCTTACCTTCTTAAAGGTTTGGGCAAACTGGAGGAGGCTTTGAAAGTGGCGGCGCAAGGTTTGAAAGAGCGCCAGGATCAACCACAGATTTTTGCGATGTACGCGTCCTTGATGGATGAGAAGAACGACTATAAAGGTGCTGCAAAAGTTTTGGAGCAAGGTCTTGAGAAGTTTCCTGAAAACGCCCAATTGCGTTTTTACTACGGCACAATCAACGATCGTCTTGGAAACAAAGACGTGGTTGTGACAGAGATGAAGAAAGTGTTGGAGCTAGATCCAAATCACGTGCAAGGCATGAACTATCTTGCCTTCACTTGGGCCGAGATGAACGTCAATCTTCCGGATGCAGAGAAGTTGGCTCGCCGTGCTCTTGAGTTGGAACCTCATGATGGCTATGTGTTGGATACCTTGGGTTGGGTTTTGTTTAAGCAAAACAAATTCCCAGAGTCTATCAAGTTCCTAGAAGCCGCTCATAAGTCTCAATCCACAGTCAGCATTATTGCTGAGCATTTGGGTGACGCTTACTACAAGCAATCCATGGTGGATAAAGCGAAGAAGATGTACCGTAAAGCGGCGGATCTAGAAACGGATAAACGCAAAGTGGAAGAGATTCGTGGCAAGATCACAGCGATCGAGAAGCAAGAGCTTTCGACTCCGCGTTTGCCGGCATCGGTTGAAAAACCTATCGCTGAGCACTCTGAATAA
- a CDS encoding zf-HC2 domain-containing protein, with amino-acid sequence MAQQEDKIPLSKKGKREISPFIGHELLYDYLSGSLDKERRAAVEDHVKFSRDAQLDLNKIQNGQSYAEKLADTVVSEPIIAQISAPSSYLTVLMQKSNFDKWPQGLKWGLEALVVVLVIVTLLTVTPWQKVMQLGVGTGSKEVVLAEVSKSGSSQVVVETPEFVDEGVKEATPAPTATTVAAKTPEKPQPVATPTATTAKAEEIKAAETTASPATGGGFLYRGEIAVTNVDVVGPKITDKILGLGGRKAGSVELGWRKAGTNSMYYHFTIPEAKYQDLLTFLGTYGKAKLTKEKHPRVMPDGIIRLIITVDEAKK; translated from the coding sequence ATGGCTCAACAGGAAGATAAAATACCACTCTCAAAAAAAGGTAAAAGGGAGATTTCTCCCTTTATTGGTCATGAGCTTCTTTATGACTATCTTTCCGGAAGTCTCGATAAAGAGCGTCGTGCCGCCGTCGAAGATCACGTGAAATTTTCGCGTGATGCCCAGCTCGATTTAAATAAAATCCAAAATGGACAAAGCTATGCGGAGAAGCTCGCGGACACCGTTGTGTCCGAGCCAATCATTGCGCAAATCAGTGCGCCTTCCAGCTATCTCACTGTGCTTATGCAAAAATCCAACTTTGATAAGTGGCCGCAAGGTTTGAAGTGGGGTTTAGAGGCTTTGGTTGTTGTTCTTGTCATCGTGACTTTACTGACTGTGACACCTTGGCAAAAGGTGATGCAGCTTGGAGTAGGTACGGGATCCAAAGAAGTCGTTTTGGCGGAAGTTTCAAAATCAGGTTCTTCGCAAGTTGTGGTGGAAACGCCGGAGTTTGTCGATGAAGGTGTGAAAGAGGCGACACCAGCTCCGACAGCAACGACTGTCGCTGCGAAAACTCCAGAAAAGCCACAGCCTGTCGCTACTCCGACGGCGACGACGGCGAAAGCGGAAGAAATCAAAGCTGCTGAAACAACAGCATCGCCTGCGACAGGCGGAGGCTTTCTTTACCGCGGTGAAATTGCAGTCACGAACGTGGATGTGGTTGGTCCCAAGATCACGGATAAGATTCTGGGCCTCGGTGGAAGAAAAGCCGGTTCCGTGGAGCTGGGTTGGCGCAAAGCGGGTACTAACTCCATGTACTACCACTTCACGATTCCCGAAGCGAAATATCAGGATCTTCTTACTTTCCTTGGCACATACGGCAAAGCGAAGCTGACGAAAGAGAAACATCCTCGCGTCATGCCGGATGGAATCATCCGTCTTATCATCACAGTGGACGAAGCGAAGAAGTGA